Genomic segment of Mycolicibacterium psychrotolerans:
CATGGGCCAGGGTGTGCCCGTAGTTGAGGATCTCGCGCAGCGCGGATTCCTTCTCGTCGGCGGCCACCACCTCCGCCTTGACCGCGACGGCCCGCCGGATCAGCTCCGGCAGCACATCGCCGCCGGGTTCGAGTGCGGCCTGCGGGTCCGCCTCGATCATGTCGAGGATCACCGGGTCGGCGATGAAACCGGCCTTCACGATCTCGGCCATGCCGGCGATGATCTCGTTGCGCGGCAACGTCTCCAGCGTCGCGAGGTCGATGAGCACCGCGGCCGGCTGATGGAAGGCACCCACCAGGTTCTTGCCGGCGTCGGTGTTGATGCCGGTCTTGCCGCCCACCGCGGCGTCGACCATGCCGAGCAGCGTGGTGGGCACGTGCACGATGTCCACACCGCGCAGCCAGGTCGCCGCCGCGAATCCGGCCACGTCGGTGGCCGCGCCGCCGCCAAGGCTGACGATCGCGTCCTTGCGCCCGACGCCGATGCGGCCCAGCACCTCCCAGATGAACCCGACGACGGGCAGATCCTTGCCGGCCTCGGCATCGGGGATCTCGACGCGGTGCGCGTCGATGCCCTTGTCCGACAGGTGAACCCGGATCGCCTCGGCGGTCTGGGTGAGTG
This window contains:
- the aroB gene encoding 3-dehydroquinate synthase, yielding MTEPVTVEVRTDPSYPVIIGTGLLGDLGRILDGRHKVAILHQPTLTQTAEAIRVHLSDKGIDAHRVEIPDAEAGKDLPVVGFIWEVLGRIGVGRKDAIVSLGGGAATDVAGFAAATWLRGVDIVHVPTTLLGMVDAAVGGKTGINTDAGKNLVGAFHQPAAVLIDLATLETLPRNEIIAGMAEIVKAGFIADPVILDMIEADPQAALEPGGDVLPELIRRAVAVKAEVVAADEKESALREILNYGHTLAHAIERRERYKWRHGAAVSVGLVFAAELGRLAGRLDDVTAERHRAVLTSLGLPVSYDADALPQLMESMLGDKKTRAGVLRFVVLDGLAKPGRLEGPDPSLLAAAYAEVARDSA